In the Sediminibacter sp. Hel_I_10 genome, one interval contains:
- a CDS encoding L-histidine N(alpha)-methyltransferase — translation MNHPFAQDVIKGLSLEQKKLSSKYFYDDNGSRIFQEIMQMPEYYLTDSEFEILSLQAKQIVEKLKFSEPFNIIELGAGDGFKTFKLLEYLVNAEIDFTYMPIDISQEANDILQEKLKERLPDLSITPKTGDYFEVIEKIGKQSTPNLLLFLGGNIGNYPKEEALDLLNLFNSSMNVGDKLLIGLDLKKNPITIHNAYYDQGGITKRFNLNLLIRINREFDADFKIDDFDFYCHYDPDNGKVKSFIVSLKQQSVYLKALDTTIHFNQNELIWTELSKKYDVEEIETLAELTNFKVNHHFLDCKHYFTDSLWEKK, via the coding sequence ATGAACCATCCATTTGCCCAAGATGTTATCAAGGGATTATCACTAGAACAAAAAAAGTTATCTTCTAAATACTTTTATGACGATAACGGCAGCCGCATTTTTCAAGAAATCATGCAAATGCCAGAATACTATCTAACAGATTCTGAATTTGAAATACTGTCCTTACAGGCCAAACAAATTGTAGAAAAACTAAAATTTTCTGAGCCCTTCAATATTATTGAACTGGGAGCAGGTGACGGATTTAAAACTTTTAAGCTGCTGGAATATCTAGTTAATGCCGAAATTGATTTTACGTACATGCCTATTGATATATCTCAAGAGGCCAATGATATTTTGCAAGAAAAGCTAAAGGAGCGCTTACCTGATTTATCCATCACGCCCAAGACGGGAGATTATTTTGAGGTTATTGAAAAGATTGGTAAACAAAGCACGCCCAATTTGCTCTTGTTTTTAGGGGGTAATATTGGTAATTATCCAAAAGAGGAAGCTCTAGACCTGCTCAACTTGTTTAACAGCAGTATGAACGTTGGTGATAAATTACTGATAGGGCTAGACTTGAAGAAAAATCCCATTACCATTCACAATGCTTATTATGATCAAGGTGGTATTACAAAGCGGTTCAACTTAAACCTGTTGATACGGATAAATAGAGAATTTGATGCCGATTTTAAAATAGACGATTTTGATTTCTATTGCCATTATGACCCAGATAATGGTAAGGTAAAAAGTTTTATAGTGAGTCTTAAACAGCAATCTGTGTATTTAAAAGCTTTGGATACAACCATTCATTTTAATCAGAACGAATTGATTTGGACGGAACTTTCAAAAAAATATGATGTTGAAGAAATAGAGACCTTAGCAGAGCTAACCAACTTTAAAGTCAATCATCACTTTTTGGATTGTAAGCATTATTTTACAGATAGCTTGTGGGAAAAAAAATAG
- a CDS encoding metallophosphoesterase, whose translation MKLYRIAFIIISLAILNACATYKAQYRNEEDKIIELPDKEIEKTFYLVGDAGTSPQGGMSTALTVFNKHIAERETQGDYTIFLGDNIYPAGLPKEGQKGRATAENALNGQIKSVDNFEGEVVFIPGNHDWYADGPKGLRLEEKYVDDALGKNTFQPEKGCPLVSIDVSETVQLIVIDTQWYLENWNRHPTMNDNCEIKTRERFFLELDGELKKAQNKTIVFAMHHPMYTNGVHGGNYAISKHLFPTQKKIPIPILSSLATQIRTQGGVSIQDRYNESYNNLMNRIETLALDADKLVFVSGHEHTLQYNEKGNIKQIVSGSGAKESYATLADTGLFSYGKQGFAELTIYKDGSSWVSFYGEENGKPKKLFVKEIMTPTEAFDVSNLPDSFPQEVETSVYTAEQTKKSDFFKSVWGEHYRHIYSTKIKAKVATLDTLYGGLEIVRAGGGHQTRSLRLKTKDGRELNMRALKKSATQYLQTVLFKDTYIQDEFEKTAVEELIFDFYTAAHPYAFTVVPDLSDAAEIYHTNPKLYFIPKHKYLGRYNVDYGGELYMIEERPEDNYTKERNFGYADDIESTHDIIEKVREDEKYKIDENAYIRARLFDMLIGDWDRHQDQWRWAQFDQENGDKLFRPIPRDRDQVFSNFDGSLLDVMRIIAGPAKQLQVYDEELKNIDWMNAAGIKLDRVLVQASERETWIKHAKFLEEHITDEVIDRAFTKVPEAAQDSTLQEIKVKLKGRRGNLVDIANRYYEHLNKLAILSGTDKDDYIEITRVGNNKTRVKISRIKDGEKGEVVVDKVFDKNITKEIWVYGLDDTDVFEVTGKANNPIFIRLIGGQENDTYIIENGRRVKFYDHESKENTVKKNKGGTERFTDVYTLNLFDYQKNISKNKVFTPVLGFNPDDGISLGLAFSSTTNGFQRNPFSQQHRFKGGYYFATSGFSLKYEGEFANIMNDWNLQIGGQFTSENFTNNFFGFGNETVNRDDELDFDYNRVKTSIYGARAGIIKKGSFGSDYGFRAVFEAIEIGDTANRFITTDFVSSENTDFYERRLFGALEAEYNYESFDKKNSPSRGMTFLLNVGAKTEFNTIENLYGYVNSSLGFYNSISRNRKLVLKTDVRTQLRIGDGFQFYQASRIGGKSGLRGYRAQRFTGRNSFVGSTDLRYSFNAIKTNTLPLQLGVFGGFDVGRVWIENDFSDKWHNDYGGGLWITAADSLSGTFNLFHGDEGLWFTFGFGLNF comes from the coding sequence ATGAAGTTATATAGAATAGCATTTATCATCATTTCTTTAGCAATTCTCAATGCTTGTGCCACTTACAAGGCTCAATACCGCAATGAGGAAGATAAAATCATTGAGTTGCCAGACAAAGAGATCGAAAAGACATTTTATCTTGTTGGCGACGCAGGAACCTCTCCGCAAGGTGGCATGAGCACAGCGCTTACTGTTTTCAATAAACATATCGCAGAGCGCGAAACACAAGGTGATTACACGATATTTTTAGGTGATAATATTTATCCTGCAGGTCTTCCAAAAGAAGGCCAAAAAGGAAGAGCAACTGCTGAAAATGCCCTTAATGGGCAAATTAAATCTGTAGATAATTTTGAGGGTGAGGTTGTTTTTATCCCTGGTAATCACGATTGGTATGCCGATGGACCAAAAGGCTTGCGTTTAGAAGAAAAATACGTTGACGATGCTTTGGGTAAAAATACGTTTCAGCCAGAAAAAGGATGTCCGCTGGTAAGTATAGACGTCAGTGAGACGGTACAGCTCATCGTCATTGATACGCAATGGTATCTCGAGAATTGGAACCGTCATCCTACCATGAATGATAATTGCGAGATCAAAACCCGAGAGCGTTTTTTCTTAGAGCTTGATGGGGAGCTTAAAAAGGCGCAAAACAAAACGATTGTATTTGCCATGCACCATCCCATGTATACAAACGGAGTTCATGGGGGTAATTATGCTATTTCAAAGCATCTGTTTCCCACTCAAAAAAAGATTCCGATACCTATTTTGAGTTCTTTAGCGACCCAAATTAGAACCCAAGGCGGTGTATCCATTCAAGATCGTTACAACGAAAGCTACAATAACTTGATGAATAGAATTGAGACCTTAGCTCTTGACGCTGATAAGTTGGTGTTTGTTTCTGGTCATGAGCATACGTTGCAATACAATGAAAAGGGAAATATTAAGCAAATCGTTTCAGGATCAGGTGCTAAAGAATCTTATGCGACGCTAGCAGATACTGGTTTGTTCTCTTACGGAAAACAAGGTTTTGCAGAACTCACAATTTATAAGGATGGCAGCAGTTGGGTCTCTTTTTACGGTGAGGAAAATGGCAAACCCAAAAAGCTTTTTGTTAAAGAGATCATGACACCTACCGAAGCGTTTGATGTGTCAAATTTACCCGATAGTTTTCCGCAAGAAGTGGAAACATCGGTCTATACCGCTGAGCAAACTAAAAAATCAGACTTTTTTAAGTCGGTGTGGGGCGAGCACTACCGCCACATTTACAGTACAAAGATTAAAGCGAAAGTGGCCACATTGGATACCCTGTACGGTGGATTGGAAATTGTACGCGCTGGAGGAGGTCACCAAACGAGATCTTTGCGTTTAAAAACTAAGGATGGTCGTGAGCTCAACATGAGAGCACTCAAGAAAAGTGCAACACAGTATTTACAAACAGTCCTGTTTAAAGACACTTATATTCAGGATGAATTTGAGAAAACGGCTGTTGAGGAGCTCATCTTCGATTTTTATACCGCAGCTCATCCTTATGCATTTACTGTGGTGCCAGATTTATCTGATGCAGCCGAAATATACCATACCAATCCAAAATTGTACTTTATTCCGAAGCACAAATACTTAGGGCGATACAATGTAGATTATGGAGGGGAACTTTACATGATAGAAGAGCGGCCAGAAGATAACTACACCAAGGAGCGTAATTTTGGATATGCCGATGATATTGAAAGTACTCACGACATTATTGAAAAAGTTAGAGAGGACGAGAAGTACAAAATTGATGAGAATGCTTATATAAGAGCGCGTTTATTTGATATGCTTATTGGCGATTGGGATCGTCATCAAGATCAATGGCGTTGGGCTCAATTTGACCAAGAAAATGGAGATAAACTGTTTAGACCTATTCCAAGAGATAGAGATCAAGTGTTTTCTAATTTTGATGGTTCTTTGTTAGATGTGATGCGTATTATTGCTGGACCAGCCAAGCAATTGCAAGTGTATGATGAAGAGCTTAAGAATATTGATTGGATGAATGCTGCTGGGATCAAATTAGATCGTGTACTGGTTCAAGCTTCAGAGCGTGAAACATGGATTAAGCATGCAAAATTTCTCGAAGAACACATCACTGATGAGGTCATCGATAGGGCATTTACAAAAGTGCCAGAGGCCGCACAGGATAGTACCTTGCAAGAAATCAAAGTCAAGTTGAAAGGCAGACGTGGTAATCTGGTAGATATTGCCAATAGATACTATGAGCACCTTAATAAATTGGCCATATTATCGGGTACAGATAAAGATGATTATATAGAGATCACCCGAGTGGGAAATAATAAGACGCGTGTGAAAATTTCTCGAATTAAGGATGGTGAAAAAGGCGAAGTGGTTGTAGATAAAGTGTTTGACAAGAACATCACCAAAGAAATATGGGTTTATGGTCTTGATGATACCGATGTGTTTGAAGTGACAGGAAAAGCCAATAACCCTATTTTTATAAGGCTTATCGGTGGTCAGGAAAATGACACGTACATCATAGAAAATGGAAGAAGGGTGAAGTTCTATGATCACGAAAGTAAAGAGAATACGGTTAAGAAAAATAAAGGAGGTACAGAGCGATTTACAGATGTGTACACACTCAATCTTTTTGATTATCAAAAAAACATCTCCAAGAATAAAGTGTTTACACCGGTATTAGGATTTAATCCAGATGACGGGATTTCCCTTGGGTTGGCGTTTTCCTCAACTACCAATGGCTTTCAGCGTAATCCATTTTCTCAACAGCACCGTTTTAAGGGCGGATATTACTTTGCGACAAGTGGTTTTTCTTTGAAGTACGAAGGTGAGTTTGCTAATATCATGAACGATTGGAACTTGCAAATAGGCGGACAATTTACCTCCGAAAACTTTACGAACAATTTTTTTGGCTTCGGAAATGAAACAGTCAATCGTGATGACGAGTTAGACTTTGATTATAATCGCGTCAAGACAAGCATCTATGGTGCCAGAGCAGGGATTATTAAAAAAGGGAGTTTTGGTAGTGATTATGGGTTTAGGGCCGTTTTTGAAGCCATTGAGATTGGAGATACGGCCAATAGGTTTATTACTACTGATTTTGTATCAAGTGAAAATACTGATTTCTATGAAAGACGTCTCTTTGGCGCATTAGAAGCAGAATATAATTACGAGAGTTTTGATAAGAAAAATAGTCCTTCACGAGGGATGACATTTTTACTGAACGTTGGTGCGAAAACTGAATTTAATACTATTGAAAATTTATATGGATATGTAAACTCTAGCCTTGGGTTTTACAATTCGATTTCAAGAAATAGAAAATTGGTATTAAAAACCGATGTAAGAACCCAATTAAGAATTGGAGACGGATTTCAGTTTTACCAAGCGTCAAGAATTGGCGGAAAAAGTGGGCTAAGAGGATATCGCGCGCAACGTTTTACAGGGAGAAATTCTTTTGTTGGGAGTACCGATCTAAGATACAGTTTTAATGCCATTAAAACCAATACTTTACCACTGCAACTGGGAGTGTTTGGAGGTTTTGACGTAGGTCGAGTTTGGATTGAAAATGATTTTTCAGACAAATGGCATAACGATTATGGAGGAGGCTTATGGATTACCGCAGCAGATAGTTTGTCAGGAACTTTCAATTTATTTCACGGAGATGAAGGCCTTTGGTTTACCTTTGGTTTTGGACTTAATTTCTAA
- a CDS encoding DUF2254 domain-containing protein has protein sequence MKRYLYIVLKYFTNLESNIAFYPSLISLFGLVFAFFMIVMESLGASRYLVEHAPVLVVNNVETARSLLTTFIAGLISIMVFSFSLVMILLNQASSNFSPRLLPGLISNRRHQIILGIYNGTLLYSIFTLVSIVPTGDKYQLPGFSVLLSIIFMTLSLGAFIYFIHSISQEIQVNTIMDKIFKTSKGRLDKLIEAEKELDIDFGDTSDWKEIMADDTGYLQDVSLKSLAEIVKEHNLRVEIVPIKGAYVLRGIPVIRYKGEINDDELEKEMLDTITFSKDELIEDNYVLAFKQITEIALKAMSPGINDPGTCINAIDYLTELFALRMKKKDVSYYFNEDDEALIFIKTVSFKQLLYNVMASLRTYCKHDIIIVQKLFIMLQYLLQSREVLKESYKESIIAEIQNLKTDALKNHDNEADLEVIHNYINNLERRNPSEYEFES, from the coding sequence TTGAAACGTTATTTATATATTGTTCTTAAATATTTTACCAATCTAGAAAGTAATATCGCTTTCTACCCCTCACTGATCAGTTTGTTCGGGTTGGTTTTTGCCTTCTTTATGATTGTGATGGAAAGTCTTGGGGCTTCAAGATATCTTGTGGAGCATGCACCTGTTTTAGTGGTAAATAATGTAGAAACAGCCAGAAGTCTGCTAACTACTTTTATTGCCGGACTTATTTCTATAATGGTGTTTAGCTTTTCACTTGTGATGATATTGCTTAATCAAGCCTCTAGTAATTTTTCTCCTAGATTACTACCAGGACTTATTTCAAATAGAAGACATCAAATTATTCTTGGTATTTATAACGGCACATTGCTGTATTCCATTTTCACCTTAGTCTCCATTGTCCCTACTGGTGACAAATACCAATTACCAGGCTTTTCTGTGTTATTGAGTATTATTTTTATGACCTTGAGTCTAGGCGCATTCATTTACTTTATTCATTCGATCTCTCAAGAGATTCAGGTGAATACAATCATGGATAAAATCTTTAAAACCTCAAAAGGACGATTGGATAAATTAATAGAGGCAGAGAAAGAACTCGATATTGATTTTGGCGACACATCAGATTGGAAAGAAATTATGGCCGATGATACCGGTTATTTGCAGGATGTAAGCTTAAAATCTTTGGCCGAAATTGTCAAAGAGCATAATTTAAGAGTAGAAATTGTACCTATAAAAGGCGCCTACGTACTTCGAGGCATTCCTGTAATACGGTACAAAGGAGAAATCAATGATGATGAGCTAGAAAAAGAGATGTTAGATACCATCACCTTCTCTAAAGATGAACTTATTGAAGATAATTATGTGCTCGCTTTTAAGCAAATTACCGAGATTGCTTTAAAAGCAATGTCACCAGGAATTAATGATCCAGGAACATGTATTAATGCTATTGATTATTTGACCGAGCTTTTTGCATTACGCATGAAAAAGAAAGATGTGAGCTACTATTTTAATGAAGACGATGAGGCGCTCATTTTTATAAAAACCGTTAGTTTTAAGCAACTGTTGTACAATGTTATGGCGTCACTTCGTACCTATTGCAAACATGACATTATCATTGTGCAAAAGCTTTTTATTATGCTTCAGTATTTATTGCAGAGTCGAGAGGTGCTTAAAGAGTCTTACAAGGAATCTATTATTGCCGAAATTCAGAACCTAAAGACCGATGCCCTTAAAAACCATGACAATGAAGCCGATCTTGAGGTGATTCATAATTACATAAACAATTTGGAGCGAAGAAATCCTTCAGAATATGAGTTTGAATCATAA
- a CDS encoding NAD(P)/FAD-dependent oxidoreductase has product MKHFDVIIVGGGAAGFFAAINIAQQNVRLKVALLEKGKQGLQKVKVSGGGRCNVTHAEFVPWELVLNYPRGEKELLGPFHHFMTGDTIAWFENRGVPLKIEEDGRMFPESNSSQTIIDCFLNEAEKSGVQMLYGHALKSLQKERGFWKIETSNANFSAEKIIMATGSSPKIWSLLEALGHHIIEPVPSLFTFDIADERINGIPGVVVNNVEVEVLNSNLSSEGPLLITHVGMSAPAILKLSAFGALELARSDYKFEIKINFIKMGLEDCVAQLKRFKQSLSKRTVYKFAQFELPKRIWRKLVLASGIPQDFRWADIDKSQIIQLAEQLTQAVFSVTGKSTFKEEFVTAGGVDLKEINFKTFESKVCENLFFAGEILNIDAITGGFNFQNAWSSAYIAAQHISASQFEYEGEDAL; this is encoded by the coding sequence ATGAAACATTTTGACGTCATTATTGTTGGAGGTGGAGCCGCTGGTTTTTTTGCAGCAATCAATATCGCGCAACAGAACGTAAGACTCAAGGTTGCACTTCTAGAAAAAGGGAAGCAGGGCTTGCAGAAAGTAAAAGTGTCTGGCGGAGGACGCTGCAATGTAACCCACGCAGAATTTGTGCCTTGGGAATTGGTGCTCAACTATCCTAGAGGTGAGAAAGAATTGCTAGGTCCCTTCCATCATTTTATGACGGGAGATACCATTGCCTGGTTTGAAAACCGTGGCGTGCCTCTTAAAATTGAAGAAGATGGCAGAATGTTTCCAGAAAGCAACTCGTCTCAAACCATTATTGATTGCTTTTTGAATGAAGCAGAAAAAAGTGGTGTGCAAATGCTTTATGGGCATGCGCTAAAATCGCTGCAAAAAGAGCGTGGTTTTTGGAAAATTGAGACGTCTAACGCAAATTTTTCCGCAGAAAAAATAATCATGGCCACGGGAAGTAGTCCTAAAATTTGGTCGCTTTTAGAAGCCTTGGGTCATCACATTATTGAACCTGTGCCATCGTTATTTACATTTGATATTGCAGATGAGCGTATTAATGGTATTCCTGGGGTGGTGGTTAACAATGTTGAGGTTGAGGTGCTCAACTCTAACCTTAGTAGCGAAGGCCCTTTGTTGATTACGCATGTGGGTATGAGCGCCCCTGCAATTTTGAAATTGTCTGCATTTGGAGCGTTGGAGCTGGCGCGTAGTGACTATAAATTTGAAATTAAGATCAACTTTATAAAAATGGGTCTAGAGGATTGTGTTGCACAACTAAAACGCTTTAAACAATCACTTTCAAAACGTACCGTTTATAAATTCGCACAGTTTGAACTACCTAAACGTATTTGGAGAAAGCTGGTGTTAGCCTCAGGAATACCTCAAGACTTTAGATGGGCAGATATTGATAAAAGCCAAATTATTCAACTTGCAGAGCAATTGACCCAAGCGGTATTTAGCGTGACAGGTAAAAGTACGTTTAAAGAAGAATTTGTGACCGCTGGTGGTGTAGATCTAAAGGAAATCAACTTCAAAACCTTTGAAAGTAAGGTTTGTGAAAATCTCTTTTTTGCAGGCGAAATTTTAAACATTGATGCCATTACCGGTGGATTCAATTTTCAAAATGCTTGGTCAAGCGCATACATTGCGGCACAACATATTAGTGCGTCCCAGTTTGAATACGAGGGCGAAGATGCCCTTTGA
- a CDS encoding response regulator, with translation MKLPKLLPTLALFFCLSIQLLLAQDLFILNEDSKCTFDSQRVDQLIKNDSLYEATILLDQALKFTKKYGFTKYEAKSYNHLGMVFSEMGNNKTAEFYYGKALNIYDSINDLRGRDYVLHNLTCLYLNKRNYTKFDSIYSIAQQSSRSLNSELFFLNLEDKIKNFYYTNENDSLLLLAKFGLNKLENTDFSKLNYSKDFVQDHLKRRLQYVYQYHEAIALIKLNQFEKGNALLFAIDPDDFKAKIESDKNSHRQLATFNFYKYRYFNEIAKQPDSAVKYLLKSDTYKYLALRDFEERSAKNGELIYKIIQTEDQLNSANKLREKDNKISQSFAASTIISSILLLTVIIFCFYYYKTRKNIENINLDLQDSNEKLRKQDIERLEFFSILSHELRTPIYGINGLATLIEQEQDEEKRQSYLSSLISSSNYMSILIDNVLQATRLKFETKKLRKKPSRIDHIVQSVVSTVKIAAENKGLELRYDIQASDDNEYILVDKVAFSQILINLAYNAIRYTKKGFVSINISEQKRTNAHVELLFEVKDSGIGIKEEHRQTVFNAFENKMFLQKNSSGSGLGLYIVKTLLKSHNTDIDFISKPNKGSNFFFSVNFELCEKPDRTIKVEENLNYPIENHVLIVDDNKINLLITKKNVERIPGFTCETASNGKEALTLVKKKDYDMVLMDINMPEMDGFEVTRHIRLFNPNIPILALTALNSAEIGKKANMSGMNHIITKPYNFEDFRSIVKGHLRPRIQTGTH, from the coding sequence ATGAAGCTCCCTAAGCTACTACCTACTCTGGCCTTGTTTTTTTGCCTTAGCATACAATTACTATTGGCTCAAGATCTCTTCATACTTAACGAAGATTCAAAGTGCACTTTTGATAGCCAACGGGTAGATCAGCTTATCAAAAATGATAGCCTCTACGAAGCTACTATTTTACTTGACCAAGCGCTTAAGTTCACTAAAAAGTATGGCTTCACAAAATATGAAGCTAAATCTTATAATCATTTAGGGATGGTATTCTCAGAAATGGGAAACAACAAAACCGCTGAATTTTATTATGGGAAGGCATTAAACATCTATGACTCTATCAATGATCTGAGAGGTAGAGATTACGTGCTGCACAACTTAACCTGTCTTTACCTAAACAAACGTAACTATACCAAATTTGATAGTATTTATAGTATTGCGCAACAGTCTTCAAGGTCTTTAAATAGTGAGTTGTTCTTTCTAAATCTTGAAGATAAAATCAAAAATTTCTACTATACCAATGAAAATGACAGTTTATTGCTCTTGGCAAAATTTGGTTTGAACAAATTGGAAAATACTGATTTTTCAAAGCTTAATTATTCTAAAGACTTTGTTCAAGATCATTTAAAACGAAGGCTTCAATATGTTTATCAATATCACGAAGCTATTGCTCTAATTAAATTAAACCAATTTGAAAAAGGAAACGCCTTGCTTTTTGCTATTGATCCCGATGACTTTAAGGCAAAAATCGAATCTGACAAAAACTCGCATCGTCAACTCGCGACCTTTAATTTCTATAAATACAGATATTTTAATGAAATAGCAAAACAGCCCGATTCTGCAGTTAAATATCTACTCAAGTCTGATACTTACAAATATTTAGCCCTACGGGATTTTGAAGAAAGGAGCGCAAAAAACGGGGAGCTTATTTACAAAATCATCCAAACAGAAGATCAATTAAACTCTGCAAATAAGTTAAGAGAGAAAGACAATAAAATCTCACAATCTTTTGCAGCCTCTACCATAATATCCAGCATACTACTCTTAACCGTTATTATTTTCTGCTTCTACTATTACAAGACGAGAAAAAACATTGAAAATATCAATCTCGACCTTCAAGACAGTAATGAGAAATTGAGAAAACAAGATATAGAGCGCTTAGAATTCTTTTCTATTCTAAGTCATGAACTTAGGACTCCAATCTATGGCATAAATGGTCTTGCTACCTTGATAGAGCAAGAGCAGGATGAAGAAAAAAGACAATCTTACTTAAGTTCCCTTATTTCTTCCAGTAACTATATGTCAATACTTATTGACAACGTACTTCAGGCGACACGTTTGAAATTTGAGACAAAAAAATTGAGAAAAAAACCGAGTCGCATTGATCACATTGTACAAAGCGTTGTAAGCACAGTTAAAATTGCTGCTGAAAATAAGGGATTGGAACTAAGATATGACATTCAAGCCTCTGACGACAATGAATATATATTGGTGGACAAAGTGGCGTTTAGCCAAATATTAATCAACCTAGCCTATAATGCCATTAGATATACTAAAAAAGGATTTGTATCGATTAATATCAGTGAGCAGAAGCGCACTAATGCGCATGTAGAATTGCTGTTTGAGGTGAAAGATTCAGGAATAGGCATTAAAGAAGAGCATAGACAAACCGTATTTAATGCGTTTGAAAACAAAATGTTTTTACAAAAAAACAGCAGCGGCTCAGGACTTGGTCTTTACATTGTGAAAACACTTTTAAAGAGCCATAATACCGATATCGATTTTATTTCCAAACCAAACAAAGGCAGTAATTTCTTCTTCTCTGTCAATTTTGAACTTTGCGAAAAACCAGACAGAACGATAAAAGTTGAGGAGAATTTAAACTACCCAATAGAGAATCATGTACTCATTGTTGATGACAATAAAATCAACCTCTTAATCACAAAGAAAAATGTAGAGCGAATACCCGGCTTTACCTGTGAAACAGCATCTAACGGTAAAGAGGCACTAACGTTAGTTAAGAAAAAAGACTATGACATGGTGCTTATGGACATCAATATGCCAGAAATGGATGGGTTTGAAGTGACTAGACATATTAGATTGTTCAATCCAAACATTCCTATTTTGGCATTAACGGCATTAAACTCTGCGGAAATTGGCAAGAAAGCCAACATGAGCGGTATGAACCACATCATTACCAAGCCTTATAATTTTGAGGATTTTAGAAGCATTGTCAAAGGGCATCTTCGCCCTCGTATTCAAACTGGGACGCACTAA
- a CDS encoding DUF1697 domain-containing protein, with product MNKKEQIMIALLRGINVGGHKKMPMAALKVLLSGIGLSGVVTYIQSGNVLFQVEDDLMPNLDRLIEDSIRQHFGFDVPVILKTKFEFESIFKACPFSEEKKEKCLFVVCSKEPDAEKVKHFMEAQSNATEELAIVRDCLYLYAEKGIGKMKFNMNEMEKKLGVKATSRNYKTMRKLVSLVSITQTND from the coding sequence ATGAATAAAAAAGAACAAATAATGATCGCATTGCTTAGGGGTATTAATGTGGGTGGTCATAAAAAGATGCCAATGGCAGCTCTTAAAGTGTTATTGTCAGGCATAGGTTTGAGCGGTGTAGTCACTTATATTCAAAGTGGAAATGTTCTATTTCAAGTAGAAGATGATCTTATGCCTAATCTTGATCGGCTAATTGAGGATAGCATTCGTCAGCATTTTGGGTTTGATGTGCCAGTGATCCTTAAAACAAAATTTGAATTCGAAAGTATTTTTAAGGCTTGTCCTTTTTCCGAAGAAAAAAAAGAAAAGTGTTTGTTTGTGGTTTGTTCAAAGGAACCAGATGCTGAAAAGGTGAAGCATTTTATGGAAGCGCAATCCAACGCAACTGAAGAATTGGCAATTGTTAGAGATTGTCTGTACTTGTATGCTGAAAAAGGGATTGGTAAAATGAAGTTTAATATGAATGAGATGGAAAAGAAATTGGGTGTCAAGGCCACTTCAAGAAATTACAAAACAATGAGAAAGTTAGTATCTTTGGTGTCGATAACTCAAACAAATGACTGA